The following proteins are encoded in a genomic region of Natrarchaeobius halalkaliphilus:
- the ftsZ gene encoding cell division protein FtsZ: MDSLIDDAIDEAEDGDPSTVPDEAQSADGASSGSSRETGTMTDDELEDVLQDLQTDITVVGCGGAGGNTIDRMHEEGIHGAKLVAANTDVQHLVEIEADTKILMGEEKTGGRGAGSLPQVGEEAALESQQDIYDAIDGSDMVFVTAGLGGGTGTGSAPVVAKAAREAGALTISIVTTPFTAEGEVRRTNAEAGLERLRDVSDTVIVVPNDRLLDSVGKLPVRQAFKVSDEVLMRSVKGITELITKPGLVNLDFADVRTVMERGGVAMIGLGESDSEAKAEDSVKTALRSPLLDVDISGASSALVNVTGGNDMSIEEAEGVVEEIYDRIDPDARIIWGTSIDETLEGSMRTMIVVTGVQSPQIYGRPEGDAVQPEMEDDIDFVD; encoded by the coding sequence ATGGATTCACTCATCGACGATGCCATCGACGAGGCCGAAGACGGGGACCCATCGACAGTTCCCGACGAGGCTCAGTCGGCGGACGGCGCTTCGTCCGGGAGCAGTCGGGAAACGGGAACGATGACCGACGACGAACTCGAAGACGTTCTGCAGGACCTCCAGACCGATATCACCGTCGTCGGCTGTGGCGGTGCCGGTGGAAACACCATCGATCGAATGCACGAGGAAGGCATTCACGGCGCGAAACTCGTCGCCGCCAACACCGACGTCCAGCACCTCGTGGAGATCGAAGCCGACACGAAAATCCTGATGGGCGAGGAAAAAACCGGCGGTCGCGGTGCCGGATCGCTCCCGCAGGTCGGAGAGGAAGCCGCCCTCGAGAGCCAACAGGACATCTACGATGCGATCGACGGCTCGGACATGGTCTTCGTCACGGCGGGACTCGGCGGCGGAACCGGAACGGGCTCTGCTCCGGTCGTCGCAAAGGCGGCCCGCGAAGCCGGCGCGCTGACGATCTCGATCGTCACGACGCCCTTTACCGCGGAAGGCGAGGTCCGTCGGACGAACGCCGAGGCGGGTCTCGAGCGTCTTCGCGACGTCTCGGACACCGTGATCGTCGTCCCCAATGACCGGCTGCTCGACTCCGTCGGCAAGCTTCCCGTCCGGCAGGCGTTCAAGGTCTCGGACGAGGTCCTGATGCGTTCGGTCAAAGGCATCACCGAACTCATCACCAAACCCGGCCTCGTCAACCTCGACTTCGCAGACGTTCGAACCGTAATGGAACGCGGCGGCGTCGCCATGATCGGCCTCGGTGAGTCCGACTCCGAAGCGAAAGCCGAAGACTCCGTCAAAACCGCGCTCCGTTCGCCGTTACTCGACGTCGATATCTCCGGTGCGAGTTCCGCCCTCGTCAACGTCACCGGCGGAAACGACATGTCGATCGAGGAAGCAGAGGGCGTCGTCGAAGAGATCTACGATCGGATCGATCCCGACGCGCGCATCATCTGGGGAACCTCCATCGACGAGACGCTCGAGGGCAGCATGCGAACGATGATCGTCGTCACCGGCGTCCAGTCTCCTCAGATCTACGGCCGTCCCGAGGGCGATGCCGTCCAGCCCGAGATGGAAGACGACATCGACTTCGTCGACTAA
- a CDS encoding D-aminoacyl-tRNA deacylase: protein MSDLAIVESRADRASVHICDELRDLVDWTERTDDGRPDADGGGTYYRTDRMELRSFDDFHLDLERPDSAFECDPDLLAFASRHSGDTGALLTGHFTGNFGPAEFGGDTNAVATACPNALVRLLETFDEHAPDGYDVGMECTHHGPTDVGCPSLFAELGSGDEQWDDPAGSRAVARAILKLRGVAPHRGRQVVGFGGNHYAPRFERIVRETPWAVGHVAADWALEAMDHPRTHEDLIEAAFEASNAEFALLDGEWPVLETTLEKLGYDVVSETWLREVGDRPLTLVATVETDLGTIDSGVRFGVRRETPVVVIDLPTELVEAAEGIDPDEVRGVIERNSIAFTTDNGGSRIGDRAAVPGTGSRDDVTNTDDAVDDGRGDDRTPRVAIVEELAAVLEEKYESVAITGDAVVVERRAFDPGLAREAGVPEGPKFGTLADGESVTVDGDTIEPERVWVRRTRTFAI from the coding sequence ATGAGCGACCTCGCGATCGTCGAGAGCCGCGCCGACCGGGCGTCGGTCCACATCTGCGACGAGCTTCGCGACCTCGTCGACTGGACCGAGCGTACCGACGACGGACGACCGGACGCCGACGGCGGCGGCACCTACTACCGAACCGATCGGATGGAACTCCGCTCGTTCGACGACTTTCATCTCGACCTCGAGCGACCGGATTCGGCGTTCGAGTGCGATCCGGATCTGCTGGCGTTCGCCTCGCGACACTCGGGCGACACCGGTGCGCTCCTGACCGGCCATTTCACGGGGAACTTCGGTCCCGCCGAGTTCGGCGGCGATACCAACGCCGTCGCCACCGCGTGTCCGAACGCGCTCGTCCGGTTGCTCGAGACGTTCGACGAGCACGCACCGGACGGCTACGACGTGGGAATGGAGTGTACCCACCACGGGCCGACCGACGTCGGCTGCCCGTCGCTCTTTGCGGAACTCGGCAGCGGCGACGAACAGTGGGACGATCCCGCCGGCTCGCGGGCAGTCGCCCGCGCGATTCTGAAACTTCGAGGCGTCGCTCCACACCGGGGCCGTCAGGTCGTCGGCTTCGGAGGTAACCACTACGCACCCCGGTTCGAACGAATCGTCCGCGAGACGCCATGGGCGGTGGGACATGTCGCAGCCGACTGGGCGCTCGAGGCGATGGATCACCCCCGCACCCACGAGGATCTCATCGAAGCCGCGTTCGAAGCTAGCAACGCCGAATTCGCCCTGCTCGACGGGGAGTGGCCAGTTCTCGAGACGACGCTCGAAAAACTCGGATACGACGTGGTCAGCGAAACGTGGCTGCGCGAGGTCGGTGACCGTCCGCTGACACTGGTCGCGACGGTCGAAACCGATCTGGGAACGATCGATAGCGGCGTTCGCTTCGGTGTGCGGCGCGAGACGCCGGTCGTCGTGATCGACTTGCCGACCGAACTCGTCGAGGCGGCCGAAGGGATCGATCCCGACGAGGTTCGCGGGGTTATAGAGCGTAACAGCATCGCGTTCACGACCGACAATGGCGGCAGTCGAATCGGTGACCGAGCGGCGGTTCCCGGGACCGGTTCTCGAGATGATGTCACAAACACCGATGACGCGGTCGACGACGGCCGCGGTGACGACCGCACTCCGCGCGTGGCGATCGTCGAGGAACTCGCGGCGGTTCTCGAGGAGAAATACGAGTCGGTGGCGATCACCGGCGACGCTGTCGTTGTCGAAAGACGGGCCTTCGATCCCGGTCTGGCTCGAGAAGCGGGCGTTCCGGAAGGACCGAAGTTCGGCACGCTGGCCGATGGTGAGTCGGTTACCGTCGACGGTGATACTATCGAACCCGAACGCGTGTGGGTTCGACGAACGCGAACGTTCGCTATATGA
- a CDS encoding calcium/sodium antiporter: MFSGTGFSVLVLAAGVVALYVGAELLVAGAGRLAFGIGLRAATVGVTVIAFVTTAPELFVALIGALDVSTDIGLGAVLGSNVANIGLVLGVAALIKPLTVSETVMRRHVPFMVFAALLLAVLGADGTIGRLEGAIFLSVLAGFTGYLLYYVGADPASVVDEPDAGEGIRRRDIALVLGGLVALVVGSRWLVGGGTELLSMLGFSDLFIGLTVLALGTSLPELAASVVGAVRGETGFAIGNVVGSNIYNVLAVLGVVALITPISVASETLRFEIPALILFTVVLVGLMGYDRRLSRLDGGALVIGYCVFVYLLFP; the protein is encoded by the coding sequence ATGTTCTCCGGGACCGGGTTTTCCGTGCTCGTCCTGGCGGCGGGTGTCGTTGCGCTGTACGTCGGTGCCGAGTTACTCGTTGCCGGTGCCGGACGCCTCGCGTTCGGGATTGGGCTCCGTGCTGCGACCGTCGGCGTGACGGTGATCGCGTTCGTGACGACCGCTCCCGAACTCTTCGTCGCGCTCATCGGGGCCCTCGACGTCTCGACCGACATCGGCCTGGGAGCCGTCCTCGGGTCGAACGTCGCGAACATCGGGCTCGTCCTCGGCGTCGCGGCCCTCATCAAGCCGCTGACGGTCAGTGAGACGGTCATGCGTCGCCACGTTCCGTTCATGGTTTTTGCGGCTCTATTGCTCGCCGTCCTCGGCGCTGACGGGACGATCGGTCGTCTCGAGGGAGCGATCTTTCTTTCCGTTCTCGCCGGGTTCACCGGGTACTTGCTCTATTACGTCGGTGCGGATCCCGCGTCGGTCGTGGACGAACCTGACGCAGGCGAGGGTATCCGACGTCGGGATATCGCTCTCGTCCTCGGCGGATTGGTCGCGCTGGTCGTCGGCTCGCGGTGGTTAGTCGGCGGCGGGACCGAACTGCTCTCGATGCTTGGTTTTTCGGATCTCTTCATCGGCCTCACCGTGTTGGCTCTCGGGACGTCCCTCCCCGAGCTGGCAGCGTCAGTCGTCGGGGCCGTTCGCGGCGAAACCGGATTCGCGATCGGCAACGTGGTCGGATCGAACATCTACAACGTTCTCGCAGTCCTCGGGGTCGTCGCACTCATCACGCCCATCTCCGTCGCCTCGGAGACGCTCCGATTCGAGATCCCCGCGCTGATACTGTTCACCGTCGTTCTGGTCGGACTGATGGGATACGATCGTCGCCTCTCGAGGCTCGACGGCGGCGCGCTCGTCATTGGGTACTGCGTCTTCGTGTATCTCCTCTTCCCGTAA
- a CDS encoding pyridoxamine 5'-phosphate oxidase family protein — MDGLRWVQLTDRERTAFLGTGGTGVLSFGTESTDPPASLPVSYGYFDDDQAFYFRLSFPEGTTKDDVIENPVSFVTHGETDDGWRSVIATGTLEELGEFPHESVEVQGMWAVDIPKVDVFDRPRDEIPFHDFRLDPERLTGRKSVTE, encoded by the coding sequence ATGGACGGATTACGCTGGGTTCAGTTGACCGATCGGGAACGTACGGCGTTTCTGGGGACCGGCGGAACTGGCGTTCTCTCCTTCGGAACGGAATCGACGGATCCACCGGCCTCGCTCCCGGTTTCGTACGGCTATTTCGACGACGATCAGGCGTTCTACTTTCGCCTGTCGTTTCCGGAGGGGACCACCAAGGACGACGTGATCGAAAATCCGGTATCGTTCGTGACCCACGGCGAGACGGACGACGGCTGGCGAAGCGTGATCGCAACCGGGACGTTAGAGGAGCTAGGGGAGTTCCCACACGAGTCGGTCGAAGTGCAGGGAATGTGGGCGGTCGATATCCCCAAGGTCGACGTCTTCGACCGTCCGCGAGACGAGATTCCGTTTCACGACTTTCGACTGGATCCCGAGCGACTGACCGGTCGAAAGAGCGTCACAGAGTGA
- the rbcL gene encoding type III ribulose-bisphosphate carboxylase — protein sequence MTGIEYDDFLDLEYEPASTDLVCTFTIDPATDMSMEAAASRVASESSNGTWAALHVDEAELTDLGAVACGIDGSRVTVAYPADLFETGSMPQILSCIAGNIMGMKAVDSIRLEDCTWPASIVDGFPGPQFGTSVANELLDAGERPVLATVPKPKVGLSTSAHVDVGEAAWRGGIDLLKDDENLTDQAFNPFEDRLAESLAARDRVQEDVGERKDYLVNVTAETNKMLERVDLVAEHGGGFVMIDVITCGWSAVQTVRERCADHGLAIHAHRAMHAAFDRTDHHGVSMRVIAQIARLCGVDHIHTGTAGLGKLENEDTPGINAWLHGECHGLQPVLPVASGGLHPGVVDQLIDALGTDICIQAGGGIHGHPDGTHAGAKALRQATEASLEGVSLEADAEEHEELATALEKWGAETPR from the coding sequence ATGACCGGAATCGAGTACGACGACTTCCTCGACCTCGAGTACGAACCAGCGTCGACGGATCTGGTCTGTACGTTCACGATCGATCCAGCGACCGATATGTCGATGGAGGCGGCAGCGAGCCGAGTCGCCTCCGAATCGTCGAACGGAACCTGGGCCGCGTTACACGTCGACGAGGCCGAGTTGACCGATCTGGGTGCAGTCGCCTGCGGGATCGACGGCAGCCGGGTAACCGTTGCCTATCCCGCCGATCTGTTCGAGACGGGGAGCATGCCACAAATACTCTCGTGTATCGCCGGAAACATAATGGGGATGAAAGCCGTCGACTCGATTCGACTCGAGGACTGTACCTGGCCAGCGTCGATCGTCGACGGGTTTCCGGGGCCGCAGTTCGGAACGAGCGTCGCCAACGAGCTGCTCGACGCCGGCGAGCGTCCGGTCCTCGCGACCGTTCCCAAGCCGAAGGTCGGGCTGTCGACGTCGGCCCACGTCGACGTCGGTGAAGCCGCCTGGCGCGGCGGTATCGATCTGCTGAAAGACGACGAGAACCTCACCGATCAGGCGTTCAACCCCTTCGAGGACCGACTCGCGGAGAGTCTCGCTGCCAGAGACCGCGTCCAGGAGGACGTCGGTGAGCGAAAGGATTACCTCGTCAACGTGACGGCCGAGACCAACAAGATGTTAGAGCGCGTCGATCTGGTTGCCGAACACGGCGGCGGGTTCGTCATGATCGACGTGATCACCTGCGGTTGGTCGGCCGTCCAGACGGTTCGCGAGCGCTGTGCAGACCACGGCCTCGCGATCCACGCCCACCGCGCGATGCACGCCGCCTTCGACCGCACGGACCACCACGGCGTCTCGATGCGCGTCATCGCACAGATCGCGCGCCTCTGTGGCGTCGACCACATTCACACGGGAACCGCGGGCCTCGGCAAACTCGAGAACGAGGATACGCCCGGGATCAACGCCTGGCTCCACGGCGAGTGTCACGGTCTGCAGCCGGTCCTGCCGGTCGCCTCCGGCGGGCTCCACCCCGGCGTCGTCGACCAGTTGATCGACGCGCTCGGGACGGACATCTGTATTCAGGCCGGCGGCGGCATCCACGGCCATCCGGACGGAACGCACGCCGGCGCGAAGGCGCTCCGGCAGGCCACCGAGGCCAGCCTCGAGGGCGTCTCGCTCGAGGCCGACGCCGAAGAGCACGAGGAACTCGCGACCGCACTCGAGAAGTGGGGAGCCGAGACGCCGCGGTAG
- the sucD gene encoding succinate--CoA ligase subunit alpha, translating into MSVLVDDDTRVVVQGITGGEGNFHAEQMIEYGTNVVAGAVPGKGGQEAAGVPVYDTVEEAVEEEDADTSVIFVPPAFAGDAIFEALDTNLDLAVAITEGVPTQDMARVNKRLSETETRLVGPNCPGLITPGEAKLGILPGNIFSSGNVGLVSRSGTLTYQVVDNLTNRGIGQTTAIGIGGDPIIGTDFVDALELFENDPETDAIAMCGEIGGEDEEEAAAFIDEHVDTPVAGFIAGRTAPPGKRMGHAGAIVSGSGTGTAESKINALNDAGVPVGDTPEEVADHIEAFLE; encoded by the coding sequence ATGAGCGTATTAGTCGACGACGACACGCGCGTCGTGGTACAGGGAATTACCGGCGGAGAGGGCAACTTCCACGCCGAACAGATGATCGAGTACGGTACCAACGTCGTCGCCGGTGCGGTTCCCGGCAAGGGTGGTCAGGAAGCCGCCGGCGTTCCGGTCTACGATACGGTCGAGGAGGCGGTCGAAGAAGAGGACGCCGATACGTCCGTCATCTTCGTTCCGCCCGCGTTCGCGGGCGACGCGATCTTCGAGGCGCTCGATACGAACCTCGATCTCGCGGTCGCGATCACCGAGGGCGTCCCGACGCAGGACATGGCGCGGGTCAACAAGCGTCTCTCGGAGACGGAGACGCGACTCGTCGGTCCGAACTGTCCCGGCCTCATCACACCCGGCGAGGCCAAACTGGGTATCCTCCCCGGAAACATCTTCTCTTCGGGGAACGTCGGTCTCGTCTCTCGGTCCGGGACGCTGACCTACCAGGTCGTCGATAACCTCACCAACCGCGGTATCGGCCAGACGACCGCCATCGGCATCGGTGGTGACCCGATCATCGGCACCGATTTCGTCGACGCTCTCGAGTTGTTCGAGAACGATCCCGAGACGGACGCGATCGCCATGTGCGGAGAGATCGGCGGCGAGGACGAAGAGGAAGCCGCCGCGTTCATCGACGAACACGTCGACACGCCGGTCGCCGGCTTCATCGCCGGTCGGACCGCCCCGCCGGGCAAGCGCATGGGTCACGCGGGTGCGATCGTCTCCGGGTCGGGGACCGGCACCGCAGAGAGCAAGATCAACGCGCTGAACGATGCCGGCGTTCCGGTCGGTGATACGCCCGAGGAAGTCGCCGATCACATCGAAGCGTTCCTCGAGTGA
- the sucC gene encoding ADP-forming succinate--CoA ligase subunit beta, with protein sequence MKLHEYQAKNVFADAGVPTPASQLASDVDGVLAAAEEIGYPVAVKAQVQVGGRGKAGGIKLVSDEDEAREAAESIIGMDLKGYHVDRVLVEEAVDFTNELYVGITMDRAEGKPVAMVSTKGGVDIEQVAEEDPGAIATEHIDPSFGMHPYQARKAVYGADVDGTVARDVSSVLMTLYDLWESRDGSDAEINPLMVTSDDEVVAADAVMNIDEDALFRQPELAEMEEEATGGDELEQKADEYGFDYVRLEGNVGIIGNGAGLVMTTLDLVDYYGGEPANFLDVGGGAKASRITNALDMVFSDDNVDSVVFNIFGGITRGDEVARGINEALEQFDEIPKPVVVRLAGTNWEEGMEILNEDLVTVEQTLEDAVERTVEYAAEVNEQ encoded by the coding sequence ATGAAACTCCACGAATATCAGGCGAAGAACGTCTTCGCCGATGCCGGGGTACCGACGCCGGCATCACAACTCGCCTCCGACGTCGACGGCGTTCTCGCCGCGGCCGAGGAGATCGGGTATCCGGTCGCAGTCAAAGCGCAGGTACAGGTCGGTGGACGGGGGAAAGCCGGCGGGATCAAACTCGTATCGGACGAAGACGAGGCCCGCGAGGCGGCCGAGTCGATCATCGGGATGGATCTCAAAGGCTACCACGTCGACCGCGTTCTGGTCGAAGAGGCCGTCGACTTTACGAACGAACTCTACGTCGGCATCACGATGGACCGTGCCGAGGGCAAGCCCGTCGCGATGGTCTCGACGAAAGGCGGCGTCGACATCGAACAGGTTGCCGAAGAAGACCCCGGTGCCATCGCAACCGAGCACATCGATCCGTCGTTCGGCATGCATCCGTATCAGGCCCGTAAAGCCGTCTACGGTGCGGACGTCGACGGAACCGTCGCTCGCGACGTCTCGAGCGTTCTCATGACGCTCTACGACCTCTGGGAGAGCCGCGACGGTTCCGATGCCGAGATCAACCCGCTCATGGTCACGAGCGACGACGAAGTCGTCGCCGCCGACGCCGTGATGAACATCGACGAAGACGCCCTGTTCCGCCAGCCCGAGCTGGCCGAGATGGAAGAAGAAGCCACCGGCGGCGACGAACTCGAGCAGAAGGCGGACGAGTACGGCTTCGATTACGTCCGCCTCGAGGGTAACGTCGGGATCATCGGCAACGGTGCGGGGCTGGTGATGACGACGCTCGACCTCGTCGATTACTACGGCGGCGAGCCGGCGAACTTCCTCGACGTCGGTGGCGGAGCAAAGGCGTCCCGAATCACGAACGCGCTCGACATGGTCTTTTCCGACGACAACGTCGACAGCGTCGTCTTCAACATCTTCGGCGGCATCACCCGTGGCGACGAGGTCGCCCGGGGGATCAACGAGGCGCTCGAGCAGTTCGACGAGATTCCAAAGCCGGTCGTCGTTCGGCTGGCGGGAACGAACTGGGAAGAGGGAATGGAGATTCTGAACGAGGACCTCGTAACGGTCGAACAGACCCTCGAGGATGCAGTCGAGCGTACCGTCGAGTACGCCGCGGAGGTGAACGAACAATGA
- the ppsA gene encoding phosphoenolpyruvate synthase, with product MAVLWLDEISAGDLETVGGKGASLGELTGAGLPVPPGFVVTAGTYRSFIEGAGIDDELFESVDIDANDSSALADAADRAQELIIETPFPDELREEILAAYHDVGTDGEAFVAVRSSATAEDLPDASFAGQQETFLNVTEDQLLNRVRECWASLFTQRAIYYRQEQGFDHATVNIAVVVQQMVDAEKSGVMFTSHPSTGDPTMIIEAAWGLGEAVVSGAVSPDNYVVPRDEGVTDVTVAEKKVMHLKDPETGKTVERDVPDDKRNARVVSDEEIDQLVELGERVENHYDEPQDVEWAMVDGEVFMLQSRPITTIDEAAEDDVDSTAAPRTAAGVTDGSGSVKADQASVDSESENGGSGEILVDGLGSSPGIVSGPAKIVKKLDDLAKVSDGDIIVTEMTMPDMVPAMKRASGIITDEGGMTSHAAIVSRELGVPAIVGTTNATTVLEDGQAVTLDGEKGAVLEGTEVEPEDETEPVEEVRPQSPVKPMTATEVKVNVSIPEAAERAAATGADGVGLLRTEHMILSLNQTPEKFIEENSADAYITELLEGIRSVADEFYPRPVRVRTLDAPTDEFRQLEGGEDEPKEHNPMLGYRGIRRSIDRTEVFGHELEAFRRLYDLGYDNVEIMFPLVNDAEDVYRAKQRMIEAGIDPDKRKWGVMIETPASALCVEEMAATGIDFASFGTNDLTQYTLAVDRNNEHVADRFDELHPGVLRLIGDVIETCREHDVDTSICGQAGSKPDMVQFLVNEGVSSISANIDAVRDVQHEVKRVEQKLLLESVR from the coding sequence ATGGCTGTACTCTGGCTGGACGAGATCAGTGCCGGCGACCTCGAGACGGTCGGCGGGAAAGGTGCTTCCCTCGGTGAACTTACGGGTGCTGGGCTGCCGGTTCCGCCGGGGTTCGTGGTGACTGCGGGGACGTATCGATCGTTCATCGAAGGTGCCGGGATCGACGACGAGCTGTTCGAGTCCGTCGACATCGATGCCAACGACTCGAGCGCACTTGCGGACGCTGCCGACCGCGCGCAAGAACTGATCATCGAAACGCCGTTTCCCGACGAGCTGCGCGAGGAGATCCTGGCCGCGTACCACGACGTGGGAACCGACGGAGAGGCGTTCGTCGCGGTTCGGTCGTCCGCGACGGCCGAGGACCTGCCCGACGCCTCCTTTGCCGGCCAACAGGAGACGTTCCTGAACGTCACGGAAGACCAGCTCCTGAATCGCGTTCGCGAGTGCTGGGCCTCGTTGTTCACACAGCGGGCGATCTACTACCGACAGGAACAGGGATTCGATCACGCGACGGTCAACATCGCGGTCGTCGTCCAGCAGATGGTCGATGCCGAAAAGTCCGGCGTGATGTTCACCAGCCACCCCTCGACGGGTGATCCGACGATGATCATCGAAGCCGCCTGGGGGCTGGGCGAAGCCGTCGTTTCCGGAGCGGTCTCACCGGACAACTACGTCGTTCCTCGAGACGAGGGAGTGACCGACGTCACCGTCGCCGAAAAGAAGGTGATGCATCTCAAAGATCCCGAGACGGGCAAAACCGTCGAGCGGGACGTTCCGGATGACAAACGTAATGCGCGCGTGGTCAGCGACGAAGAAATCGATCAGCTCGTCGAACTCGGTGAGCGCGTCGAGAATCACTACGACGAGCCCCAGGACGTCGAGTGGGCGATGGTCGACGGCGAAGTCTTCATGCTCCAGTCCCGCCCGATCACGACGATCGACGAGGCGGCGGAAGACGACGTCGATTCCACGGCCGCCCCGCGGACCGCCGCAGGCGTAACTGACGGAAGCGGCAGCGTCAAAGCCGATCAGGCGAGCGTCGATTCGGAATCGGAAAACGGCGGCTCCGGCGAGATCCTCGTCGACGGGCTCGGATCGAGTCCCGGGATCGTAAGCGGCCCGGCGAAGATCGTCAAAAAGCTCGACGATCTCGCGAAAGTCAGCGACGGGGACATCATCGTCACCGAGATGACGATGCCCGATATGGTTCCAGCGATGAAACGCGCCTCCGGGATCATCACCGACGAGGGTGGGATGACCAGCCACGCCGCGATCGTCTCTCGAGAACTCGGCGTTCCCGCGATCGTCGGGACGACCAACGCGACGACCGTCCTAGAGGACGGCCAGGCCGTTACCTTAGACGGCGAGAAAGGAGCCGTTCTCGAGGGAACGGAAGTCGAACCCGAAGACGAAACCGAGCCGGTCGAGGAGGTCCGCCCGCAATCGCCGGTCAAGCCGATGACGGCGACGGAGGTGAAGGTCAACGTCTCGATCCCCGAAGCGGCCGAACGAGCGGCTGCGACCGGTGCCGACGGCGTCGGCCTCCTTCGAACCGAACACATGATCCTCTCGCTGAACCAGACCCCCGAGAAGTTCATCGAGGAAAACAGCGCGGACGCCTACATCACGGAACTCCTCGAGGGAATCCGGAGCGTTGCCGACGAGTTCTACCCCCGCCCCGTCCGCGTTCGAACGCTCGATGCACCGACGGACGAGTTCCGCCAACTCGAGGGCGGCGAGGACGAACCCAAAGAGCACAACCCGATGCTCGGCTACCGCGGTATTCGCCGTTCGATCGATCGAACCGAGGTGTTCGGCCACGAACTCGAGGCGTTCCGTCGACTCTACGACCTCGGCTACGACAACGTCGAGATCATGTTTCCGCTGGTCAACGACGCCGAGGACGTCTACCGCGCCAAACAACGCATGATCGAGGCGGGGATCGATCCGGACAAGCGCAAGTGGGGCGTGATGATCGAGACGCCCGCATCGGCGCTCTGCGTCGAGGAGATGGCTGCCACCGGCATCGACTTCGCTTCCTTCGGAACGAACGACCTCACCCAGTACACGCTCGCGGTCGACCGCAACAACGAGCACGTCGCGGATCGATTCGACGAGCTTCACCCCGGCGTCTTGCGGCTCATCGGTGACGTCATCGAAACCTGTCGCGAACACGACGTCGATACGAGCATCTGTGGCCAGGCCGGCTCCAAACCCGACATGGTCCAGTTCCTCGTCAACGAGGGCGTCAGCTCCATCTCCGCGAACATCGACGCCGTCCGCGATGTCCAACACGAGGTCAAACGCGTCGAACAGAAACTCCTGCTCGAGTCGGTTCGGTGA